A region of the Vigna unguiculata cultivar IT97K-499-35 chromosome 9, ASM411807v1, whole genome shotgun sequence genome:
TGCACCAAAATTCAGTTTCATAGAAAGCAGAGGCATTAAAcacatttttcaacaaaaaaacaaaaaaactttaaactgtacttccttctctctcttttcttccctCTCTAACACATATATCACCACCTAAAATTCACACATAAGGCAGCTAACAAACCACTTTATCACATCCCCAAACCccaattcatttcttcattacAGAGCATAACTCCAAACCCACCTAACACAGCACAGGAACAAAATTCGAAACTTTTGACCACAGAATAAAACCCCAATTAAATATTCACCACAAAAAGCAAAAGGGTAAACCAGAAAAAGACAGGGAAGGAGAGAGACATACAGGGGTGTAACGGAATTTCCTCCTAGGAGGCTCGTCGTCGGTGGCGGCAGCGTCGTCGTCGGTGGTGGGGGTCCAGCGGCGGAGGAGGAGAAGAGAGGAAGCGTTGGAATTGGCAGGAGCGTGAgcgttgttgttgttgctgttggtGGTATTGCTGGTTGAGGAAGAGGGGGTGATGTGGACCCACTTCTTCTTCCACTTCCTGACGGGACCGGTGAAGACGGTGGCGGAGCCGTAACGGGAGGAGGCGCGGCCGAGTCTGGAACCGACTGCCTCCATTTAGCGGCGGTGACAGAAGACGAAGAGGAATTGGAGTTTTTCGGTTGCTTCTGAGCATGCCACGGAAGAAGTGGCACAGTGAGAAGTGGCTTTTGTTGCCAAAATAGGATTAAAAAAGTAGTGGTAGCTTTCAagattatttattgttattgaaaatataaacgTCGTAAAATTAAATACGTTGACATTTTGATggtaatacatataatttaaaaaatgtgtaatttttattttattgtgaaaatTCATTACTAATATGTAAAggacaaaattataataaaaattataaaagttatgtgttctataaaacataattcattaaaggtttaattaatcgtaaggtaccAGTTTGttcaaattggtacccgcttttaaaaaagtgtcaattgcatcccaacttttgaaaattgcttcaattaggtccctttcagacagagttgactaacgccgttagtcaacgtgccacgtgtcaatctgtggtttttttgatcttttttaaaaaaaatttaatttttttttattttttttttaaaaattaaaaatgccacgtgtcaagtccctgtgtgtgccacgtggcattgtcagtgccactaatgccacgtgtcagtgtcactattagatgtcattgttttgatttcgatttggtccccacatatgtctttttgtttcaatttagtacctaagtatgagtatctgattcaattttgtcccaattttttttttaataattaaaatatttttgtaatccattttttataagattaaaaataattaagtataaatatttttacaaaattaagtactaatatttataatgtttctctcaatttcagaccaaattttttatttgtatgaatgttatgctatttataagtactaaaatgacttttaccactaaattttaatataaatatcaaatacttaattttttttaaacttttatacttaattacttttaattttattaaaaaatattttaattattaaaaattattaggtcaaaattgaatcaaatacacataagtaggtactaaattgaaacgaaaaaacataaatggggaccaaatcgaaatcaaaacaatgacatctaatagtgacactgacacgtggcattacaatgccacgtggcactgacaatgccacgtggcacacacaaggacttgacacgtggcatgtttaattttttttttaaaaaattaaaaaaacaaatttaaaaattaaaaaaaaaataaaatttttaaaaaaaaaaatcaaaaaaaccacagattgacacgtggcacgttgactaacaactctgtctgaaagggacctaattgaagcaattttcaaaagttgggatgcaattgacacttttttaaaagcgggtaccaatttgacactctagtaccaaactgggtaccttacgattaattaaaccttcattaaactataaaaaatgatgtagttttcttttttttaaaataaaattaatatgatatatctatatttatcaataaaatat
Encoded here:
- the LOC114162129 gene encoding uncharacterized protein LOC114162129, which encodes MEAVGSRLGRASSRYGSATVFTGPVRKWKKKWVHITPSSSTSNTTNSNNNNAHAPANSNASSLLLLRRWTPTTDDDAAATDDEPPRRKFRYTPIAVLEEQKKNMVKEENEPAATESDQSEVKETNVTHEMQGKLNMNEMSEETKDSNMVKKDDGLVELKSHNDETSKKSDTELENNV